In Electrophorus electricus isolate fEleEle1 chromosome 10, fEleEle1.pri, whole genome shotgun sequence, the genomic window CGTGTGGGTTACTCGCCCTGACAGATGCAGGTAAAAAACACTAAATCGGTGGCCAAGTCCTGCAACCTACAAGTTGCTGCACCATTTAATCCACACAAAGTCAAGTGCTGTTAGAATGattaatgtctgaatgtttcaGTGGCCTGTTAGAATGTGCTGAGACTGTAGTGGCATTACAAATTCATCGTGTTGTCATGGAAATTGTGTGGGGCTGCATGTATAGGAACAGTTGAATCCACGCCAGTGTGAGAGAATGCACACTGAAATGGTCACTTTACATTTCATCAAATGACCCATAACTAGCTTGGGAGCCTCATCAGATATTTATTACATGTCACTTTTTGAATCAGTCATCAAAGCATGTTGAAATGCAATTTACTACTGTTGACATTTCAAAGAGACGTATACAGAGGCCTCCTCGCATGGTCTTAAACATTGCATCAAAGTTACATGAACAAATCCTCACTGatccattttattgtttttctctctggGAACAAAAAATGCATACCAGCCTCTATAAACCCAAACAGAGCCTGTCTGAAAACACTAAAGCCAGTATCCCATTAATCTATCCTGATTATATTTCAACTCAACTATGACACCGATAGCAACATACTTCTTACATATAAATTATTCTTACATATAAATTGTTGTAAAATCCACATGTAGTTTTAAATGACATTCTCAACCTACTTCTTTTACCTTACAGTATTTTACTTCACACAAACTGAAATTAGCCAAAGGGCTAAAGCCTGATCACAAAACATTGAAAGCTCTTACATTTGCAAACATATGGCATCATAACTGTGTAACTGTGTAGCACACTACAATGGAAatacagggggaaaaaaaaccaaatgtAAGATATAATTTGCATAACTCGACCATATTTATATGATCATTAGACTTGAATTCGtgttatgaatattttatagCTCAGTTTTCCTTGACAGCTCTTTTTGCATTGTGTTGTgaaaatcataataaaataattctaaCAAAGAACTACCAGTGGACATAACCCATTGTTAGTTGTTAAGTGAAATCAccctgcagctgctgtttgCCTGAGCCAAATATGCATGCATTAATGTTAATAGGCTACTTTTGCCTGACTCTCATTTGCAAAGGTTtgttttcaaattatttaagttttttaaaatgaatatggaTATGTAAGATCTTTTGATTTAGTACGTTTCTAGAGCAAAACACAATATCCACACAAATAGATCTAATTATGATCTGTAACACCAATATTATGAGACTCCCATCACATACATTTCTCTGACCTCTAATGTCGTTCCTCGACTACAATATTACTCAACACCCAGCATCCTAAAATGCACTGTTGTTTGATCTGTATATCCTAATATCAGCTGGTTTTTTGAAATGGTATATAGAGGTTTTGTAACTGTAAAGATGAAAGTGTTGCAAAGAAAACTCCAACATCCCCcagatacagaaacacacagagagagagagagagagagagagagagagagagagagagagggagaacataAACCTCAGTCACTTCCCTGCCTTTCTGTCATGTGCTCTGGTGTGAAAGCCTGTGCATCACCCTGTGGAGTAATACATCACGGAAAACAGACCAGCTCTCGCCTGACCACTGTTCATCCGCAGCCTGTGTATGCTGTCACCTCCCAGCCTACAGTGAAACACTCCCAGCAGCATTAGCCAGGCCAAGTACTAATGCGCAAATGTATAATGCACATTACACAGTCATGGAGCTGGtaattaaagtattaaaattaaaaatgacagggTTCCTCAAAACGTCTCTTTAAGTGAAAATATTTCGTTGGAAATATTAAAGCACCTCGGTACTGAACGTATTCAACTACTCAAGAATTCaaacataaacatgtaaacatatatgCAATCTAATTACACTTTAGCCAAACTTGTAAAACACTCATGATATGTTTACAGACTGCTCTGGGAGTCTGTGCGGCGATTCTTTCAGTCCTGATTGGATATTTTTTCCCTGGCTCCACCCTGCAACCTCCTACTGACTACCACCCAcagctgtttctcatttttgtaTGGACTGGGACTCCCATCTGTACTCCTTTGTTTAGCCCTGTTGTTTGTGAAGTTCATTGCTGTGCATTTCTGAACTTTGTTCTATTTTTTCCCAATTGTTTGAACACATAGACCAGTCATATACACCCCATGTGAGCATATGATGACACAAAGGAatattattatcaatattaaTCCCAATTAGAAAGCATGTTTTAGCCTTAATATTCTTTGCTTATATCAGAAACCTTCCACCTACAGCTGTATTACACAGTACGCTTTTCATTACTGTCATGTTATAACTGCATTGTATAGATCCTGAATGTGTGTCAACAGCCATAAATCAGCACACAGAGGctcatttttaatcagttttctCTATTTACAAAAGTGCCTGAGGAAAAGTGTTGGCTCTGAGGCTGATTACAGAACGCTGTGTATACGCATTACAAACTGCACAGTAATTCATTGTTCgttgtatattttgcatttattgaagaaggagaaggaacaTCGGTCCTGTATAGAGACACAAAAATGTTGTATCAACATTATACAAGTTTCAGAGTAgctaataaatgataaaaagcTTTATTCCCACCCAGACCTCACAATATGAATATAAACTCTTTTCTAAATGTCAAAGAtgataaatgcaaaaaaaatacgAATATTAATGATGACaccaatcatttttaaaatatggtgCACAAGTGACAGGGCACACAAGGTAGCTGTATGCATGCTGGTCAGTCACAAGACAACCTGAAGTTTCACATTTCCCATTCAAAGCCAGAAGCAGCGCAGAGCAACTTGCAATGCTGAGAGATTCCACTTCTGGTTACAGTGattccacagaaaaaaaaaagccatacaGCTCAACACATCTTAACAGCTGTGGATTACAGGCTGATAATGCCTAATTACATGAGAACAAACTGTTATGTAGATTCAGCTTAGCAAGGCTGCATTTTACTTTGGTTTGCCTTGTGGTTCACTCAGCGGTCTGCCTAGCACACGTTGTTTTAGGACGGGATGCACACGTGAGACCGGAACACTAAACAAGGTGCGATTATGAGACTGAGTATTTGAAAAACAAAGGGGCTCAGTGTGGTCCATCTGAGCTCCGCATAAAGCATATATGTTAAGATACAATAATCTTAATCTTAACAGAGGacactaaaaacaaacatacagaatatataatacattatatagtTGCCATGTTGTAGAATTGGCACTGTTTGTAGTTGTATTGGCTATGCAGGAAAATGAATAAAGGCATTATGAATGTGATGAAAGTTCATATGTAGTGACACTGGGTAAAAGGCAATACACTGAACAACCGTTGAAACATTAGCAGAACTTTCTTTGAGTGTTGTAATGAACAAGTGGCATAAAATCACAGTGATATCAATTCACACATTCAATTTAATTTAGGATCACAGTATTATCTATTCAGGCAGACTTGTGACCTGAACTTCTTCACACATTATGATCAAATATAGTTTAGCCATACCATTATCCATTATGGTGTCAGTGATTAGATGTagttcatttttgcattttcactgATGCAATAGAAACAATCTAGTCACCACAGagcaacacacagacaaacagaagactACAGAACTAGAGAGCATCACAACTACAGTCCAAAAGCAGTCCACAAGTCTCCTGACTAACACATCATTGTAGAACATCTGTGCTTTTGACAAGGGTACGTAAGTGGCATTAATTAGTACTGTCATATGAACCAGTAAGCAAGGTTGCTCCATTATGATGAATAAACCAAGTAATGTTTcaattttattgctttgttgcagagttgtgtttggttttgatgCTTTCAACATTTTAGATATTACAAAGCAATGATTTTGTGATTTTCCATTTTACAGACTAAAAGCAGAATGTTCTCCATTTTTCAATTCATTTTCCCTTATTTTTGACCAATTGCGATTGATGATGACTTTTGATTAGACGTGGTTTGATTTGACTCTAGTTCCAGTTCCAGTCTGTGGGTGGtctctttattttaaatagtcaCTGAAGTTTCATATGTCTCTGATCTCACGACAGATTGTGTGCTTTGATGGgattctttttcttctcttgccTCTGGACCAGGATTGGTGGGTTCCAAGGCATGCCATGCTCGCTGATAGGACAGACAGAGTTCCTCCCACTTCTTGCGATTCGCATCTATCCCATCTACCATTGGCTGGAGCTTCCTATTCAACTTCACCAAAGCCTTTCCAAAAACATGCCCATTAACCATCCAAaccaacaaaagcaaacatcaATGCTATAACTCTGTTCGACTTATTTTTGTGTACCTCATATAGTGGCTTACAAATCCCATCAATCCACTCCAGCTGAAGGGAAGGAAGTTCGTCTTTACGGTTGTGGTCAAAAATTGCCTGGGGAAAAAGGGGATGGGATGCCAAGTGATTTCTGCAATCGATTCGCAATATGCTTTTCAAATTGCATAGGTTCATTTCAGAGATTGTAAATGTGTTATTGGGGAGGAGTGCAGTCATGGAAATGATACCCAAAGGAGACCAAACCAAGGAGCAAAAAACACTTACAGATGGTGTCAGCTTCAGCTTAGGCCTTTCCCTGTCACTCTGTTCAAAGAACTCGCTGGTCACCAACTCTGCCACCTGCCATGAGAGACCAGGCAGTGCCTTACGCTTTTACTCCCTTACTGCCTTTACTACACTTCATCATTCTCTTCTTGGGCCTGTTAGAGACATATACTGCACATGACTCTGTTCAACCACCAGATTGAGGCTGGAATGCAGAGAAAGTCAATCCTACCTGTTTAGAGATGTCCCATGGTCGAGTCACTGCACCCAAGTCACATGCTGTCATCAGCATAGACCTGTTAGAGACATTTTCATATTGCAGCAATAGTGTGTGTGGCTTCAGTATAATGAAATGGCATAAAACCTCTTAAACATGGCGTAGGTTACCGTAAGATGTCTCTGTGCTCTTGATTTGACCAGCTGAACTCCCCAGACAGCACCCACTTAaaaaactttgttctttttctgttatGTCAAAGATTAGAAAGATAGAAGATTAGACTGttggtaaaacaaaaataaataaatgaaactagttgcaagaaaaaaataacattttctctGTATGGCTTAAAATATGGTTCTTATTGCAACcattttttagtttattttctaATCACATCAGCCATAtgtaggagacagagagaccagctTATTGTCTCTGGCCAGGGGGTGCTAAGATGGGACTTTAGATACCTCTGTTCCATTGGCGCCCCTCTGTGGATGCCTTATGTattacgtgtgtgagtgtatgagaacAGGTCAGTGCAACGTAAGAGACTGTGTGCACTTCAAAGCTCTTTTGCCGGGGACAATTCTGAAGGGCCTGAAGAACTTACTGGAAATACAGGGTGAGATCTGTGGACAGAATCGCCTGCTTTAGGAGCCGCATCATATGGCTGTACTCTTTAGAGGAGAGGTTGGCAAAAATGTTATGACCCTGTTGACAGAACAGCgcatttgttttacattagCCTGTAGGCTTTGTTGCATAGTGCCAAAATGATGTAACcatgcaaaatgttttgcagGGAAAGAAAGTAAGGTGCAAATGAATGCTACATAAAAATGTCAAAGAGATACCATATCCAGACACCAAACTCTTGTTTGCTCCAaacttcaaaagaaaaaaatactggaaagggggaaaaaatgatgtaATATGTGCATCCACGCCAGTTAAATTAAACATATGGCCAACCAACCAACCCTCTGTGCCCTGAGATTCAAACAGAGACAGCCTGTCATTCCCTAAAAATATTGTgctttaatgaaacatttttcccCTCTTTAATGGTACAGGCCCAAGAGGGAATCTCCATAGCAGTTAATTGGCTAAAGTATCTCTGTATGCAGAAACAGGAAATTGATGCAGAGCTTTGCAGTTTCTAAACAGCTAAGGGCTGAAGCAGCCTATTAATCCACTTTGGCAGTCCTTCAAATTCCCTTCCACCACTGTAACATACATGAAGTGAATGCAGAAATGAATCAcctatggaaaataaaaaagccacGTCTGTCCAAAGAGAGGCCTGGGCTCACCGAAAAGTCATGTCATCATTTTAAGGCCACTCTCACTGGTTTTCCAGAAACAGTAAAAGTAGTTGCCATGGTCACCTCACTCTGTAGGATCATGACAGCGTGGTTGAAGTGGTGATGCTCAAGGGTGGCTGACGTTCCATACAGCAGTGCTAGTGCGGATCCTGACCTGCAGGGGGCACTACAAATCACTTACAAGTCATTGCAgtttgtattacatttacatcttacatttacaaaagctcttatccagagaaacatacatatattttttaacaatatttttcAATCAATAACAGCGGTGTAATGCCACCCGTTCTGACAATGTGTGTCAAGCGTTATCTTAAAGGAGAGATTATATGGTACAAGAATGCATAAGTCTGCTTTTCCTGTCAGGCTGCTCTTGGCTCACTTGGCCTGAAAGGCATTGTTAGTCCCACGGTGATCCAGATCATGGCAGAGACACCCCACCATCAGTGCCAGAGTCTCTGTGTCCGTCAGAACATCCTGGAACCCTGCAGTCTACCAAGAGGACAGGCATATCTTTTTAGTACAGTAGTCAAGACTCCTTTGGTTTTACAAGTCCGGTGTTCCAGTGAATTAGGAAAAACCTGTTCTGAGCTTTACATCAGTGTTAGAAACCCACCCTTTTAATCCATCAAAAAATTGGTCACACTCCCACTTACCTGAAAAAACGCCTAGATTAGTCTGAATGTGTAATGACATGGACTCACTGTGATCATGAGGTACATGCACTGGGCGACATTAAAGGCGTGCCTCCAGTTGTGGTACACCACAGTGCGGTAGTTCTTCCTCACGGTGAGCAACCAGCGGTACAGCACCTGGCCagggggaggagtgtgtgaCAAAGCCCCGCCCCAGACCCTGCCTTTGATCGTTCAATCACACAGAGCCTCTAGCCTGAGCTCATGTCAGCCTGTGGGACGTTACTCCACCATGGTACCATGCGTTACGGTGTTATGCGTTGACTACCAACATGTACCTGCGCATATTTTTatgcgtatatgtgtatttacTCTTTATGCATCAGCTTTCCATAGTGCCATTACAGAGTGTAAGTGGCGTTAGTGAGCCTGAGTCCAGAAGTGACTGCTCCGGAGGCAAAGAACATTATGATCTCTTTTCCCCAGGTGCCCACCCTCACCTCGTAATCAATTTTGAATTTCTGCACGACCCCAAGCTCCAGGAACATCCGCAGGGAGGCAGTGATCATGCCATCATTGTCGAGCGAAAAGTCATTAAAGTGGAACTCGTCAATGCCCAGCTCACTGCTCAAGGGGATCTTGGCAGCCtgatagagggagagatagagagggaaggagagagagagagagagagagagagagagagagagagatggaaaaggcCTTAAACATAGCCAAATAATCCCAATAACACCACAGTGAAAAATGATTAAACCCCCCGGCGGGTCCAGACCCACTGAGATCAGATGCAAAGTGTGCTGTGCTACACTGTGCTGTCTCAATAAGAAATGCTTCAGCCTTCCACATAATGGCCTTCCAAAGGTACATTCAGGGAAACCAAGCATGGCGGGCATAGGTGTTTTCCTTGCATCTAGTTTCTCCACTAATATTTGAGTGTAATGTCAAGTTTTCATCAACTCCCTCATATCACACAGCAACTAAACTTTCAGTAACAACACCCCTAAAGAGCTAAGGATGTAGAGAATGTGTCTGAACTGTGTTTCATTCACTGGGTGGAGGACCCCTGAGGAGTCCAATCACTGAGCTTCTTATTCTGGCACGTTTTATTCCCGTAGCTCATATATTATAATCCTTACGTAATGGCAAAAACATCTTGTGTGTTCCCCACCCAGATATAGGCAAGCCCCTGCCCTGGGCTTCAGGTTTATTCTTATGTTCTCTTGacaatgttttcaaaacattatACAGAAAAGAATTATTGCCTACTTTATGACATCCACATCATTTTGCTGTGAGTGATTACAGCCTGTTATTTAAACAGTGGAAGTTGACAGCCGCTGTGGTTAGTTTGACCAGAAATACCTTGAGCTGAGCCACCTCCACCTTTGAGCATGTAGCATGATAAGACAGCATCTGAAGGCACAGATACAACACTGGCGTACATGCAGCCTCACACAGTCTGTAACATGACAGATTCTCGAAAATGACTGAATATTGATCAGCCCAATAGGACAGGATCCAGCTTACATCCAGTGCTACAGACTGCTTAGCCCAGGTCTTCTCTGCTTGGTTGTACATCATTGTGTTGTTAATACCAAGGCCACAGAAGATAACGAAGGCCTGTGACAAACACAACATGTGGTTATCATAGAATAGAGGCATGTGATGAATAATGAATGCGCTTCTTCTGTTTGATGTTCACTTACATTATCTTCATAAAGCATGGAGCTAAGGAGGTCAGTAAAATGcttgtttataaaatatgtaatacatcagcaaacacaccTCAAACAGCCTTTGATCTGCATTGTTGAATGCCTTCCTGTCCAAGCGATTAAGAATCTGGGCAACACCTTGAAAGCGTAAGAGgcttgggtttgtttgtttgtgtgtttctgtaaatgagagtttgtatatttttgtgtgtgtgcgtgtgtgcatgcattaatTACTATTCCAGAAACTCACCAATTATTTGATGGGTTCTGTTCCAAATAGGGACAcacagcactgatctgagatgaAAACCTGAAGCCTGGTCAgcctgtaaacaaacacagtacatgtgtgaatgtgtatctATGCATGTGAAAACAAATGACAGCAAAACTAGCAAGCCATTTTTACTTTTGTTCATCTGAAGTCATTGCTATGAGTTGGCCTTATAGGctttgattaataataataataataataggttagatttatatagcacctttcacaagaacccaaggtcactttactaaaacaaaaaagaaacacaaaaccaaaaaataccaaaatataaaataagccAGACAAAATTCAGTCCGGCGTGGTGGTGGAAAATGAGTGGAAGTactgcacagagagaacagatgtaggaacagagtttcacagagAGGGTGCTGCCAGCCATGGTGGACAGTCTAAACCTGAGGACAGTAAGGAGACCTGTATCAGAGGACTTTAGTGTACGAGATGGAATGTACAGATGTGAATGACATAAGAGAGATTACTGAGGTAGGAACAATTATGGCTTTTTAAGCTCCTTCCTGAGCATGCGGAGCTTGACAGTAATgtccttctgtgtgtgacaggtgaaaagttatttatttagtacACAGAcagcatatttctttttttgcttcacTTTCTATTCTTTACATATTCTGGGTTTAATTCCActaacaacacaacagtgtcTTCTTTATCTTAAATGGGTATCCAGACATGTCTTGTGCGCaagtgaatatatgtgtgtgtgtgtgtgtgtgtgtgtctgggcataCATGTTGGTGAATAGTTGGTCTACCTCAGCATCAAAGCGTGGATCCTGACACACATCACTGATGTTGACGGGCAGGCCTGTGGATGCCACCAGCTCAGCAATACTGTTATtgatcagccaatcagaacatgACACCTTTTCCATGCTGActtcatcaaacacacacacacacacacacacacacacacacacacacacacacacacacaaagaacttTGTTTGTCTTTTCAAAGTCCTACAGCAATCACATAAATTCCCACTGCAGATACAGTGGTGTAACTACTGCAGTGTTCTTGCAATAACCTTTATATCTGATCAGTGCTGTTCACTCCTGGACCACCGCTCACAGTACTTCACAGTGGGCTTCCACAGCCGCGTTGCTTGTGCAACTGAACACCTTGTAAGGGGAGCTCCTGCAGAGCGAGTATTCACACAGATGAGGTGGAGGGCTCACCTTATCTCCTGATCCTCACTGCACAGTGGAGACATGAGCTCAAAGGTCTTAGAGAACTTCACCACCTACCAGGCACAGAAGGAGTTTGATGAATAAGGAAATGATTGTAAGACGAAGggcatacattttatttcaatgttGGAGGAGATAATAAACAGTACAGTTCTCAAGAGCAATTCCTGAGCGGACGCCACATGTGCTACCAAAAGTACTGctgttttaaatatacatataagcTACAGATTTTAGTATGTTCAACCAGTTATACCAAGGATACCCTGTAAAAGGCACACTATATATGGGCGTAGATTTCCTAAGTGCAATGACTATGGTGTGATGTCATCTAATAGCATCTTGCGATCCATCACTAAGATGGCTTCagtaacctgtatcataaatactGTACGTCTGGTATTTGTAACAAACT contains:
- the pde11al gene encoding LOW QUALITY PROTEIN: dual 3',5'-cyclic-AMP and -GMP phosphodiesterase 11A (The sequence of the model RefSeq protein was modified relative to this genomic sequence to represent the inferred CDS: substituted 2 bases at 2 genomic stop codons); its protein translation is MTTFKFSDIEAFLDSHPDLVEEYLIRKGKCDTLSRWLKEHQPSKTSSGEEKREVAKDPLRPSNPEGLKRRASHMELRQNFARSKQMTAHLTYDEHVSLSAHESHSSVRRRALLRKASSLPPTTAHILRALLESRVSVPQYASSAIDYKYRLKQSNEREFFLELVKDISNELDMTNLSYKILFNVCIMVNADRCSLFLVEGPSHKKTLVSXFFNVHLGTIARPSSNTLNSNEVQVQWRKGIIGYVAEHGETVNIPNAYEDHRFSDEIDKLTGYKTQSVLCTAICNSDGEVIGVVQAINKKPPGTPFTEDDERVLQMYLPFCGISISNAKLFSESRREYDRSRALLEVVNDLFEEQTDLEKIVRKIMQRALKLLQCERCSVLLLEDIHSPVVKFSKTFELMSPLCSEDQEISMEKVSCSDWLINNSIAELVASTGLPVNISDVCQDPRFDAEADQASGFHLRSVLCVPIWNRTHQIIGVAQILNRLDRKAFNNADQRLFEAFVIFCGLGINNTMMYNQAEKTWAKQSVALDMLSYHATCSKVEVAQLKAAKIPLSSELGIDEFHFNDFSLDNDGMITASLRMFLELGVVQKFKIDYEVLYRWLLTVRKNYRTVVYHNWRHAFNVAQCMYLMITTAGFQDVLTDTETLALMVGCLCHDLDHRGTNNAFQAKSGSALALLYGTSATLEHHHFNHAVMILQSEGHNIFANLSSKEYSHMMRLLKQAILSTDLTLYFQKRTKFFKWVLSGEFSWSNQEHRDILRSMLMTACDLGAVTRPWDISKQVAELVTSEFFEQSDRERPKLKLTPSAIFDHNRKDELPSLQLEWIDGICKPLYEALVKLNRKLQPMVDGIDANRKKWEELCLSYQRAWHALEPTNPGPEAREEKESHQSTQSVVRSETYETSVTIXNKETTHRLELELESNQTTSNQKSSSIAIGQK